The genomic region TGGAAACGGGAGCGCCTAACCTCTTTAAGGCGGAATAACCTCCGTCCACAAGAAACGCAGAATGATGACCGAGGGAACGCAACATCCAAACGATTCTTCCGTCCTCTCCCCAGTTGTTTTTGGTTTCGCTTATCACCAATACGGGACGGTTGTTTCGAATTCCGTAGGCTTCCAACTTCTTTTTGATCACTTCCACGGGAAGCAGGTTGCCCTTGTGAGGAAGTTCGGAAACGGAAAATTCTTCCCAGGAAACGAAACGGGAACCGGTAATATGTTCCCGGAAAAATACGGAGCGGGGTCTCGTGTCCAGGACCAGACTTTCGGAAAGAATCGCTCTTGCTTCACCTGGGGTTAAAATCCAGGACTCGGATCTTTGGGCCCCGAGAAAAGAAGGGAGGATTAAAATGAATCCAAATAAAATGTGTTTGAGTTTCATCGCTTTCAGGGACCTTTTCAAGAAGAAGCTCATCTTCTTATAACTTAGAATAAAAAAGAATCTGGATTCTTTTGGAAAACATTGGAAAAAATTCGAAAATTCCTAGCAAGTCAAAAATTCAATATAACAGAAAATTTAATGTTATAGTAAAATAATTAAGTTATTGCAGAAAATAAAGACGATTGTTTGGTTGAAAGCAAGGTCTATACTATAGATCTGTCGTTATCCAAGAGGAGGAATCTATGATTCAAATCGGCAATTTTCCGGATTCGGTCAACGAATACGCGGCTCGATCCGTAGCCGGTCTCGTTTTTATTCTTACGCTAGCAACACTTTTGACCCAATCGGTTTGGTTGAATCTGGCGCTGCTCTACGGATTTACGGCGAGGGTTTTGTACGGGCCAAAATTTTCTCTCTTTGCGAAGATAGCAATTCATGGTATCGTACCTATGTTGAAACTGGGAAACAAAACGACGGCGGGACCGCCGAAACGATTCGCGCAATCGATCGGATTTTTGTTTAGCCTGACGTCGTTGATCCTTTTGGTTTTCGGTCAGATTTTTGCGTTTCAGATCGTGCTTGGAATTCTTTTGTTTTTCGCGGCCTTGGAATCCTTTGTCGGATTCTGCGCGGGATGTTTCGTGTTCGGATATCTGATGCGATGGGGAATTATTCCGGAGGAAGTATGCGAGAAGTGCAACAATCTCACTTTTGCTCCCAAAAAAAGCGAAGGATAACTCAAAGTCGAATGCAAAAAAGCTAAATTAGAATTTTATAAAATTATTAAAAAGGAATTACAATGTCTAAAGAGTCCTACTACGTACCGGAAGACCTCAAAAAATTCGGAAACATCGGCGAATTTCAGCCTAATCTCGCGAAAAAGTTTTTCGAATACTACGGAGACGTCTTCGCGGAGGGGGCCTTAACCGCTCGCGAAAAATCCTTAATCGCATTGGCGGTGTCGCACGCGATTCAATGTCCTTATTGTATAGACGCATATACGACCGACACTCTGGAAAAAGGTGTGAGCGAAGCTGGTCTTATGGAAGCGGTTCACGTCGCGGCGGCGATTCGGGGTGGGGCTTCTTTGGTTCATTCCGTTCAGATGATGAATAAGGTCAAAGAACTCGGAATGTAATTCGTCCCGAAAGGAGAAAGAGCACATAACGTGAAATCCTTACAATCCAGAGGAAGCGAACTCGTTTCTCCCGAAAGACAGTTTCAAGTATTGAAGGAGGTATTCTTTCATAAGAATCTTCCTTCCTTTGCGGACCAGTTGAAGAATTCGGGAGTGGGCGCTCTTCGTCCCGTTTCCACCGAAATTTTTCAGATGAATCTCGGAAAACTCTGCAATCAAACCTGCAAACACTGTCACGTGGACGCGGGTCCCGATCGAAAAGAGATCATGAGCAAGGAAACGATGCTTCATTGTTTGAGCGTTCTTGCGACCAGTCCGATTTCGACCGTGGATTTGACCGGCGGGGCGCCCGAGATGAATCCCGAGTTTCGATGGCTCGTAACCGAACTTCGTAAGCTGAATAAGAAGGTTATGGTTCGTTGTAATCTCACCATTCTTCTTGCCGGAGAAAAATACAGAAGTCTTCCCGAGTTCTACGCGGAACAAAAGGTCGAGGTAGTATCCAGTCTTCCTTATTTCGAAAAAAGAAGAACGGACGCGCAAAGAGGGGACGGAGTTTTCGAAAAGTCCATCGAAGCATTGCAAAAGTTGAATTCTCTCGGATACGGAGTTCCCGATTCGGGTTTGATTTTGAATCTCGTATACAATCCTGCGGGAGCGTTTTTGCCCGGATCTCAAGCCACTCTGGAAAATGAGTTTAAGAATTCATTGTATAAGCAATTTGGAATACAGTTCAATTCTCTTTTTACGATCACGAATATGCCCATCTCGAGATATCTGGAATATCTGCAGGAAAGCGGGAATTTGGAAGGTTATCTGGAAAAGCTTGTAACATCCTATAACCCGGTCGCGGCGCAGGGTGTTATGTGCAGGAATACGCTGAGCGTCGGATACGACGGTTCTCTTTACGATTGCGATTTCAATCAGATGTTGGAAATGAAAGTCGAAGGAAAAATTCAAAACATCCGAGACTACGACGCGAACGCATTGGAACAAAGAAACATTCGGGTTTACGAACACTGTTACGGTTGTACGGCGGGCGCGGGTTCGAGTTGCGGCGGCGCGACCGCCTGAAGCAAGGGAGAATATTCGGCTTCGATCCATCCTTCTTCGTTTTTAAAAAGTTTCGTGATTTTTTCCAGGTTTAAGAATTTTTCCTGTTTGGTGACCACTTGAGTTTGCAGGTTCTGATTGAAATGAAGAAACGGTTTTCCTTCTTTTTGCCTTGTATCGACGAAAAGATCGTGAGCTTGTTTTCTTTTGTCGACGATTCCGTTGAGTTCGTCCTTCAAAGAGGAAAAGTTTTCGAACGAGTTCTGAAGCAAACTCGAATCGAGATCGAACCCGACGGAGTTTCTGCAATTGCCGATCGCGGCGAGAGTTGTCGTTCCGGTTCCGAGAAACGGATCCAGAACCAAATCTCCTTTTAGGGAATACATCAGTATGATTCTGTTGGCGAGTTCGAAGGGATACGCGGCGCTTCTTTCGCGTCCCGCAAACGAGTTCAATCCCTGTTTTTTTCCTTTAAAGTCCCAAACGTCCGTGAACCAGGAATTTCTTTCCTCCCAGAAGAACGCGCTTTCCGCTCTGGAGAGTTTGTCCGACTTTGTGACGAACTTTCGTTTGTTATTTTTTCTGAATATTAGAATATGTTCATGTTCTAAAGTGACGTACGCTCCCGCGGGAAGCATCCCCGAACCGAGAAACTTATTGGGAGAATTGGTCTGCTTTCTCCAAAGGATTCCGGGAAGACTTTGGAAACCGATCGAATTGCAACTCCTGAGAATTCTCGCATGATTCATAAAAATCTGAAAACCGAGAGAAGTGTTTCTGGTCGCGTCGCCGATATTGACGACGAGAAAACCTCCGTCCTTCAAAACGCGAAAGGATTCTTTCCAAACTCGATCGAGTTCAAGATGCATTCTTTCGTAAGAATCGTTCGGATCGTTTTGAAAGCGTGCGCGGATCTCGGAAGAAAAACCGAAAAAGAGTTCGTCCCACATTTCGATCATGGGATACGGGGGAGAGGTCAAAACGAGATCCACCGATTCCGATTCCAAGGGAAAGGTTTCCCGAGAATCTCTGCGTTCCATTTTATGAATCGTTCGCTTCATGATCTATACAATAGAATTCGACGATCCTCGTTCTCTGTCCACTCAAAACGATCGTGGAAACGGAAACCTTTTCGATTTCGTTTTGATACGATCGCCGGATTCGTTTCTTGGATCCTTTATATCGTTTTGTTTTTGTATTGGGGTAAGGCCTCCGG from Leptospira kmetyi serovar Malaysia str. Bejo-Iso9 harbors:
- a CDS encoding DUF4395 domain-containing protein, producing MIQIGNFPDSVNEYAARSVAGLVFILTLATLLTQSVWLNLALLYGFTARVLYGPKFSLFAKIAIHGIVPMLKLGNKTTAGPPKRFAQSIGFLFSLTSLILLVFGQIFAFQIVLGILLFFAALESFVGFCAGCFVFGYLMRWGIIPEEVCEKCNNLTFAPKKSEG
- a CDS encoding arsenosugar biosynthesis-associated peroxidase-like protein, which gives rise to MSKESYYVPEDLKKFGNIGEFQPNLAKKFFEYYGDVFAEGALTAREKSLIALAVSHAIQCPYCIDAYTTDTLEKGVSEAGLMEAVHVAAAIRGGASLVHSVQMMNKVKELGM
- the arsS gene encoding arsenosugar biosynthesis radical SAM (seleno)protein ArsS (Some members of this family are selenoproteins.) encodes the protein MKSLQSRGSELVSPERQFQVLKEVFFHKNLPSFADQLKNSGVGALRPVSTEIFQMNLGKLCNQTCKHCHVDAGPDRKEIMSKETMLHCLSVLATSPISTVDLTGGAPEMNPEFRWLVTELRKLNKKVMVRCNLTILLAGEKYRSLPEFYAEQKVEVVSSLPYFEKRRTDAQRGDGVFEKSIEALQKLNSLGYGVPDSGLILNLVYNPAGAFLPGSQATLENEFKNSLYKQFGIQFNSLFTITNMPISRYLEYLQESGNLEGYLEKLVTSYNPVAAQGVMCRNTLSVGYDGSLYDCDFNQMLEMKVEGKIQNIRDYDANALEQRNIRVYEHCYGCTAGAGSSCGGATA
- a CDS encoding DNA-methyltransferase, whose translation is MKRTIHKMERRDSRETFPLESESVDLVLTSPPYPMIEMWDELFFGFSSEIRARFQNDPNDSYERMHLELDRVWKESFRVLKDGGFLVVNIGDATRNTSLGFQIFMNHARILRSCNSIGFQSLPGILWRKQTNSPNKFLGSGMLPAGAYVTLEHEHILIFRKNNKRKFVTKSDKLSRAESAFFWEERNSWFTDVWDFKGKKQGLNSFAGRERSAAYPFELANRIILMYSLKGDLVLDPFLGTGTTTLAAIGNCRNSVGFDLDSSLLQNSFENFSSLKDELNGIVDKRKQAHDLFVDTRQKEGKPFLHFNQNLQTQVVTKQEKFLNLEKITKLFKNEEGWIEAEYSPLLQAVAPPQLEPAPAVQP